The DNA segment gcaatgaaaaagttccactcacaaaatgccgacaccaaacgaccccaattttttcaaacatttaatttgaaaatattactatttttaCTTGTTGATATCCTGATGCATTCTTAAATGTGCTTCAATGTTTCAGAAGGTgtccttttccgtttaggagtgcCTAATTCTGTGCTTTTCTCgctggaaccttttcattacCCGTGAGTGTTTATAgtttaagggtctgcaatagggaatcgagggttggcattgtcatagaattatgtagtaaatgatgctctacagccttgaaaaaaatcacacaggtagttgaagagtctagctaggtgctgaatcattcgaatttaagtaaatgattatggataactgtaaaataatttcagaatatcaagaaaaaccagtcaatcacactcccgtattgtaacaactgtgtcgtaattattaagaattttcatatgatttttatcatattataaagttaaaggcttggactaggcgctaaataccttgttttttaataaacacacacttattttgtgtaaattaatcccaaacttgagcaatttttttccctcaaatcttcatacaaatatctatggcggctttctgtgttataaaatcataaacacaagtgacgtttgactcagttggccgctggcctccaaagaagggtcacgtcggtttaggcagcactgacagctcgcgatcttatcgtgtacagatacaaaatcactgcacattggttgtcattgcactttttcaacttttatgacaccaacataatttgatttgaaattgaggaagcataattcttccagtatattcaatacattaaattaaattagatagtgtgcaatattctcgtgatattacagtctcgtaaaggtctgatgaggagcaggaatatagcgaatggatctaagtgatgacaatacgcacgaacattaggttagggatcaaaaatacagtctcttggtgctggttgaggtatggtctcgtgaggatctgatgagggcagtaacacggtggtggctcaattttatttcaaagatgttaatagctaaaagcatcgagtttgggctattaagtatgtttttcagagagagagaaagagattttgtttttcctctggatgtgttaggtttactgggtttactaagttcattctgttaatggcatcaagttgttatgtgttcataagtaataattatttattaacaaaatgctgttgattctccacgaaaatgtaaaaataaaaataaaataaataaaaataaattcgtaacgtaaaattaaaaacaaacgatagatggcgtgatttgaagataaagatacattttttcgacacatagacagcaacaacaaaaaaaatacagatttaaagaaaagaaacacatacttatacaaaacaacaaagaaaaaaaaaggatacacatcaaaataactggaaaaaatataagccccaatttacttgtgtgggacagggagtaccataatattttttttggggtactccccatctatgcgaaatataagcttgatatctttacccgtttctgagaaaaagggcggtgacagacagtcagtcagacagacggacaacaaagagatcctataacggttgctttttttcttttgacgttcgaaaccctaaaattaagtaaaaatattatgctgccaaaaaatgtacttacaggtattgaaaaagcggtatataaacaaattataccagcagagggttcaccatttagctgaatgttacttagaaaacggccttgagtggcggtcaagttggtccccgcctgcgatactttccattaacattgggactcgttttcatgtttttagcgtacagtcaggtttttagttttttataattgtatttttttatttgtaactttttagttgtttttattttatgaatttttacgtcggtaggtagttcatgatcattttttatttcaataattttggtgttgttatttaaataccttcaatatgcatatttttgtaatgtgaaaatcaagtcctttcatttgataccttacacggcaaagttgaattattattttttcgatcatcacgttatgtcctcaagagggcgctatgtacattttaatggaacgtcacatagcctatagccatcgcgccatcaatacgcttctaacaatacctcatacatcaaaatctatcaagccgtttaggctacaggagggaacaaagaaacagacaaacatacatatatacatacatacaatcaaaaaacattaccctcctccttcggcagtcgggtaaaaaggagtaagacagggggtcattctgaacttttgctctacgagttttggaaattaacaaaaaaaaacctttttcatagaaactttgttggacatgtgactttttaccatggaaaacgaatattttttttcgcgaatttgcaaatctcgtagaacaaaagttgttcagaatgaccccttgagtcatccccttttggcttagtatagcccttttgcgacactatgtatttactttgctttgtcgtcggggttcagttggctggaggatgcccgaaacttattatctacactttaatacttttagttacctttctacaagtaaataccacatttgtttgagaaagctaatcgggttccgagtatagagtaaagtggcacccctattaatttctactctttcctggtgcctaccagtgtaagtaagaattatacttacttaccctaaaatcacccaaaatgtacttgaacataattgtcaataaagttggcgagtaaaagtttatcgacccactgtgcaaacttacatgtgtgcgtgtcactgcgtgtgctgtgtgaagagcattgaaaacccaaaattggcgcggcacgtcaccctgtacgggcccttaagctTCACCATAGTTGGCCAACTATTATAAGAATACTATACTATCCAGAAAGTAAACAGTCATATATAAGGTTTTGTCAACTAATCGTCGTCGTGTAACGAAGCGGTATAAATACCACAAAGCATAATAATGgacctactaatattatggatataatcatagaataacgagtactagtacCACAGCCACAGCTagtactgtacttgttattatatgatataatataataaataccaaatttataattaaccACAATATGCTATTATGTCAACTTTCTGATCATAACGCgtatatttacaattttattgtgcCACTGAAGCGTatactgtacctacatattgcTGAAACGAACTTATTTCTGGACGGCCAGTTGCAAGGTCGAACGGCGTTGCTAATTTTCAATACCTGGTCAGAGTTACCAACACTAGACTACTAGATGATTGTTGATGCTATTTCCAATAGATGaagatttgaaataaaaatataatgaattgaaaacattcaaaacagacataaatatgtttgttgttgtataatatttgttgGCCAAAATTGCCTAagaaaatgattaaaaaagtataatgaAATATCAGATAGTTAAATATGAACACAATTTCCTGAAAGAACtaattttgcttaatttttttcttaagcgaacaaaaaaaatacagttacaGTCTGAAGTTCTAAATACATTCAATCCGTCATTGAAACTGTGCGAGGTAATGTTATAAAAAGTGCATTGTGTCAGCTCATACACCAATCACGTGccaggtacataggtacatattatgtattaggtacattatcACGTGGCGATACGTTATCCATGTCCGCATGTAATTGAACGTTGAAAAATCATTTCTAGAGAAACCGCGAATGCCGTTTATTATGTATGCTACAGAAACTACGTTCGTCATCTACAATTGGCTTTGTAGACAAGGTTTTATCTATCAACAATGTTGTGTGCCTGTGTCTCATTGAAAATATGTTTGTGATCAGCATCAGGCACTGTTGCTATCCTACTACAGAGTTCACACACCACTGAAGTTTTcaacgtttttattatttactcttTGGTTGCACTCATACAAATAAACGTCCGATAGGGATCAGGAACTAACCGAGGTTCCTGATATTTCCGTAAAACTTCAGTCGTGGGGTTTTCGGAAGATTACCGGAACAAAAATAACTCATCATAGCCCAAAAATGCCATTTGTGTTCTCAATAACTAATTAAACCGATTATCggtttaaaacataataaaataacgttttCAACGATTACCAAAAAAACTGTCATACGTTCCACGTGCCACATTACTcattaggggccgtccattaatcacgtgaggtcgtttttctcattttttgacccccccctcccccctggtgatatttggtgaggtttgggaccaacctcccctcccctcccctggatcacgtgtatttttttggaagtctatgtaaaggcaatttttgactagaaaaaatataggtcatactacaaatcgttaaaatttttgcgccgtccaaaatagcggttcagaaataccaattttttgacaaaaaattaatacacgtgatgtctaacgagaacccccctcccccctcgtgaagtttcgtgaggttttcagtaccccctcccccccccctttgagcctcacgtgattaatggacggccccttacaGCAAGGTAAGTTAAGTACATAATGAACAAATACACAAACCTGAAGGCACTTCCTTAAGGTCACCTACTTGTAGCTCTGCTGCGGCTGCGGTCAGGGTCAAAGCCTCATAGACATGTCGAAATACATGccagtaagtatataaaaccATCGTTTCATGTTGGTATttactatgtacctataattgcAGTTGGTTTATACCCATGTTACCCAACCGTTGGCTGATTCTGTTGTGCTATCATGATGGTACCTAGTTTAGCGACATCCACTTCGCAAATAAATGAGATATTATGATGTAAACAGAGTAAAAATACGTTTTCGAGCTGGAATCGTGTACGAAGGGTTCCGTACCATTTTCTATTAGAGTACGTATAGTTACACATCTTTTTGCCAGCAACAACAGTATCTGAAAAATGTGGAATGAATGACAAATTGATGTATCtggtgtaattaattaattttgcaaattattaaaatacattgcTGAAATACAAACGAAGATCAGATGGTCTACGGTATTACGAGTTCTTACGTAGAAGAAGAATCATTAAAAACTAGTTAATAAGCTTAAAATCATTGTAATAGTAAAAATCTAGTGCTAATTCAAGTAACTAAAGTGAATTTTGTGCCTCACGACATAGTTATAACCTAATTGGTGAGCTTGGAAATTGGACTCACCGGTGACCTGTCAAATTTCGAATTTGCAACGAAATATCAGGCGAGTATTGTGTAAAAttatctataattattaagtattttctcCCCTTAGTCTTAATATCTTGTCTAATTCTATATAACCACCTATTACAACGTTATTTTccgtttattttgtatttcctacccttttttttcattactaATTTGCTACTATAATTTAGTATTTTCACTTTAGTATTCCTATCTATCAATAACTGTAGTCTCcctatgtttcattgttaTACTTTctatttcatttcaatttaatcacaatatagtTAGAAGAACAAGTTGCAGTATagaatttatatattatattttttaaaacttgtgttgtaggttttatttttttcataagtaCTAACATAACCTTGTCCCCATCCCTGTAGTCTTGGTTTAGGTACTTTAGGGACATAAATCCTTCTATGACTCGTGTGCTCGTTTCACTTGACTAATATGTGGAAGTGAATTTGAATGCCTATACTTGTTACATAGATAACTAACATTCACTTCCTTAGACTAGCTTAGCTACCAAATAAGTaaactaggtactttttatgcttatataattacataaatatatatattttcttatttttaatatctttTAACACCTTGTTGTCCTGTAATCATTGTAACAGtgataaacaatttcatatgtCACTAGTTTAACTACCAATCTTCATTATCTATCGATATACTACCGTACTCCCCCGTGTGGTTTCAGGAAACTACCAAAGATGATGACCCGTGGGAAAGCACAAACCCGTGACCTGGAGCTCCAGCTGAGGAACACACTCGAAGACCTTAAAGCATCTCGAGACCTGTCTGATCAACTGATGAAAGAACGGGAAGAAAATGAGAAGGAATTTGAATGTCTCTTGAAAAAGAACACATCCCTGAAGAATGTTGTGACCGAGTTAGATATCCAATGTCAGGACTTGCAAGGCAAATGTGACGAGTTGAGTAACTTGCTACACTCATACCAGCAATGCCAAGATATACACGAAGTCACCCTGTCTCAGATTCACAGCCTTGAACAACAGCTGGCAGAGTCAAATGCTGAAATCCACAGACTGAATGAGAAGAAACAGCATGATGCAAATAATGAAACAATGGCCTTGTATGACGAACTAGTTAGCTCCCACTCAAAAACTGTGCCTACAATAGACCTAACCACACCTTGTAAGGAACTGCAATATGATGATTGTTGTGAAAAGAAAATCAAGATAATAggtgcaaataaactaaagaaATATTGTAGAATAAATAGATTTATAAGTAGAACTAAGAAAACAATCAAGAAATATAAGACCATCCCACACCAACCTTTAAAAACAGAAAAGGTGAGACTTGGAACACTGGTCCAAAAATACGAGAAAGAAATTTCTAAACAAAACCAGGAGCTCGCAGACTGCAACGAACAGTACGAGATAAATATGGCGATGCTACAACAAAGACTAAATAACTTGAAGTTAGTCTTTAACACTCCAAGGGTACCATCTACTGAGGAAAACACCACCAGCTCCCAGATGTCAGCGGCTCTGGCTCTATCAGAGGCCACCCAAGATGCATCACCTATCCAGCCTGCTACCAATACTTCACTGGGCACTCATACCGGTGACATTGCCAAGCAGCTGCAGCAGTCCACCCCGGCCTCCACCACGTGCACTCCAGATGAGTTCCGGCCAGATGGATTCTGCAACGACGAGCCCGCCACGCCATCACTCTATACTCCAATGTCAAAGCAGCCCGCAGTGACCCCAGCCTCGTCTTCATGTACCAGTCTGCAAGAAGAAGCCCCATCGAGTAGCTACAGTTGTTCTCCTTATGAGACAATTGTTTTTTCTGATAAGTTAGGTAGTAAAATGGGCTATATGCTGAACGACTATCTCAGGCAAAAAGTAGTTAATATATGTATGCCAGGTGCCTCATTTAAGCAAATTGTAGATAGGATAGTGTCAGGGCAATACAGCTTGAATACTACAATAGTATTACTAGTAGGAAATAGCATAGAAGTAGAGAAAGAGGACATAATTCAATGTTATGACGCACTTTCTTCTATTAATGTTAGGAAAACCATTATTTGTGCTTTCCCTTACTCCACCTCACGGACTACAAAGCAGAATAATTACATAGGTgatttaaatatgttattatttaacatgACCTTTGGTGACAGAGAAAGAATGATGTATTtcgatacaaataaatttattcataattttattttgactaagagtacattatttgtacctaagtTTTATAAGCGACAGATAGCTAAATTGTtagcttacaatatttatgaccCTGTTATAAGTAGTATAACAGAAGTAGGACCAACTGATACGATAGTTAGTAGTAAtactaatgtaaatttaaactgCCATGCACGACAAGAGATGAGCAACTGAgagttgtatttatttatttatttatttaaggcacatcaacagtacatgttacaatacacttacaaaaaaaaggtTAGAGAGGTACTTATCTATAACATGTACCAATTACAGATATGCTCAACACTTTTCATATATGCacataacaaaacataaatataaacacaatcaaatacagtttaaaattaaaaaaagagaTAGAAACAAAACTTTGCTTACATTCTTAAAAATTTCTGACACTTAACAGATAAGtctataaacttatttaaactataaaaacaaaacaatttcTTAACACTAACATTCAGTTGTACACCAGAACATTCAGGGGCTTTCTCGCAAACTTCTAATGCTAGAgttatttttagaacaatacgacatagacataatttgtattactgAGCATCaccttaaaaatgatgacatgaattttaatgtaaaaaattataatgttattagctcatttaataggaaatcgtTAGACAAAGGAGgatcattaatatttgtaaagaaaaatttaaaatgtaaggataggaaagatattgtaaaattatcggtcgaaagaatagctgaactagcttgtgttgagatggacaagtatataattttaagcgtgTACAGGCCCCCCTCTTCTGACTATAAAGTATTTGAGAAAGTGATGGAGGATAGTCTTACCATCTTATCTAAGAGCTCAAAACAAGTGGTCGTGGtgggagattttaatattgatttattagttgagacttctatgaaatgttgtataattaatttgttcaagtcatataatttaagtaatgtctTCCTGGAACCTACCAGAATTACTCCCACCTCAGCCACTTGTATTGataatatttactgtaattgtgattttactAATCATTCTGTAATCAATTGCTTACCAtccgaccacagtgggcaaattattacgtttccttgtacttttgaacgtaagtcagccactttcaagttcagaccagtaacatcatacagaattgataagtttaaatctcgattgaACAGTAAACTTGACTATTGTAGAAGCTCTGAAAGAAATCCCAATGATGCCtttaaggaaatatttcaaggtttgtctcaagaatttgaaaacgtgttcactaagaaagaagtagatgttaattgtaaactaagtcttaatgactgggcaacatcgggaatttataagagcagacgtaaattatatgatctctatgaacagcgtacatttactcatgacgataactttagagattatgtaaagaaatatacaaagatattcaaagccgtttgccaccaagctaaatcagattatataaatagaaagattaaaaactctaataacaagattaaaaccgtatggaatatcattaatactgaaaccgggaagaataaaccacgtgatttaaattttgaacttaaaattaatgataaaattgtttcatctagtgaagaagtggcttccgtctttgaagattttttccgtagtataccgttagctacaactgagaaccttgtttcatcttgcgctgaagctgaacgtttgctaagagggaatgcaccgccttgcgatctcgactttcaatttcatggtataaatacacagaccataattaccacttataaagaattaaatttaaaaatgacagaagatttatggggcatgtccgttaaagttattagtcatgttattgatatcctagcaccccacttggctaatctttttaacagatgcattgaggtcggtgtattccccgatttgatgaaacttagtaaactaataccgctttttaaatctggtgagaaaaatgatcccaataattttaggcctgtatcagttttgccagtactgagtaaaatatttgaaaaaattatgctgcatcaaatgctttcgcactttagtattcacggccttctccataaccaacagttcggtttcaccaaaggtcgatctacaactgacgctggtgtcgcgttggtcaaacacatatttagtgcttgggaggaacgtcttgatgctgtgggtgtattttgcgatctatcgaaagcatttgattgtgtggatcatgccactctacttatgaaacttaaatattatgggctaactggcaaagctcttacattattggaatcatacttgagcaacagaactcaactagttgacataaatggagtgcgttcggctggctgtcctgtcagtatgggtgttccccaaggctcgattttaggaccattcttgtttcttgtatatgttaacgatttaccgtttttggtagataaattatgtgagatagtactgtttgctgatgatacttcacttatatttaagttgaagcgacaagaagtcaattttgacaatgcaaacagtactctttccatagttgctaattggttcactgtaaataatttagctcttaactccaagaaaacaaaatgtattaaattcactttgcctaatgtaagacaagtagagacatatttgacattgaataacgataagctagagttagtaaatgaaacggtattcctgggtattacaattgactcaaagttgcaatggggaccccatattgagaggatagccggtagattgagttctgcagcttatgcggttagaaccattagacagttaacagat comes from the Plutella xylostella chromosome 9, ilPluXylo3.1, whole genome shotgun sequence genome and includes:
- the LOC125488992 gene encoding uncharacterized protein LOC125488992 — encoded protein: MMTRGKAQTRDLELQLRNTLEDLKASRDLSDQLMKEREENEKEFECLLKKNTSLKNVVTELDIQCQDLQGKCDELSNLLHSYQQCQDIHEVTLSQIHSLEQQLAESNAEIHRLNEKKQHDANNETMALYDELVSSHSKTVPTIDLTTPCKELQYDDCCEKKIKIIGANKLKKYCRINRFISRTKKTIKKYKTIPHQPLKTEKVRLGTLVQKYEKEISKQNQELADCNEQYEINMAMLQQRLNNLKLVFNTPRVPSTEENTTSSQMSAALALSEATQDASPIQPATNTSLGTHTGDIAKQLQQSTPASTTCTPDEFRPDGFCNDEPATPSLYTPMSKQPAVTPASSSCTSLQEEAPSSSYSCSPYETIVFSDKLGSKMGYMLNDYLRQKVVNICMPGASFKQIVDRIVSGQYSLNTTIVLLVGNSIEVEKEDIIQCYDALSSINVRKTIICAFPYSTSRTTKQNNYIGDLNMLLFNMTFGDRERMMYFDTNKFIHNFILTKSTLFVPKFYKRQIAKLLAYNIYDPVISSITEVGPTDTIVSSNTNVNLNCHARQEMSN